From Thermoleophilia bacterium, a single genomic window includes:
- a CDS encoding 50S ribosomal protein L13, with amino-acid sequence MHRRTVPTAHLTHSTKSAKTGDVDRRWYIVDAEGKNLGRLAATIAETLRGKRSPFYTPHADCGDFVVVINAEKIAVTGTKMDTKLYWRHSGYPGGIRKRTLAEQLARRPEEVIRMAVRGMLPKNSLGRKQLLKMKVHAGPNHPHEAQSPEPLRLERKVTV; translated from the coding sequence ATGCATCGGAGAACCGTGCCAACCGCTCACCTCACCCATTCGACGAAGAGTGCCAAGACCGGCGATGTCGATCGTCGCTGGTACATCGTCGATGCCGAGGGCAAGAACCTCGGTCGTCTCGCGGCCACCATCGCTGAGACGCTCCGCGGTAAGCGGTCGCCGTTCTACACGCCGCACGCCGACTGCGGCGACTTCGTCGTGGTCATCAACGCCGAGAAGATTGCTGTGACGGGAACCAAGATGGACACCAAGCTCTACTGGCGTCACTCTGGCTACCCGGGCGGAATCCGCAAGCGCACGCTTGCGGAGCAGTTGGCCCGTCGCCCCGAGGAGGTCATCCGCATGGCCGTTCGCGGAATGCTCCCCAAGAACTCGCTCGGTCGTAAGCAGTTGCTCAAGATGAAGGTTCACGCCGGCCCCAATCACCCCCACGAGGCGCAGTCACCCGAGCCGCTCCGGCTCGAGAGGAAAGTCACCGTATGA
- a CDS encoding HD domain-containing protein: MARLDLVRGHVRREPPGAADLRGVTPDIDVRALTAPLSPLTAPAWVVGGCLRDLALGRPVADVDIITAGDSEAQARALATAHGASRFRLSRGFGAWRLTGGRLPWQVDIMPVAGDGLDDDLSRRDFTINALALPVAGDQSVIDHHGGLADLAAGRMVLVSPRALIDDPVRVLRLARTAQALGFTIDPTARDAARRAAAGIVASPGERVMEEFARIIRADEPGAALRVLDDVGGLGGLVPELDDCRGVEQSEYHHTDVLGHTLEVVDNVVAIERDPEAVFRGNAGVVAASLATPLADNLTRGEALRITALLHDMAKAATRDRVPGGRVTFVGHDALGADMAEDWARRMCTSNRLREFVTRGVRHHLALGFMVHRQPLTLAQMDRYLRRVSPDPVEAAVLSVADRQATDGPRTTPIQITRHLTLARDLLAAHVRIAALEPIRPPMDAADIGPMLGRAPGPWLTELLIAMREEQVMGRVHDARTAERFARGWAAADHANS; this comes from the coding sequence GTGGCGCGGCTCGATCTCGTACGAGGTCATGTGCGGCGTGAGCCCCCGGGTGCTGCGGATCTACGAGGGGTGACTCCCGACATCGACGTCCGGGCGCTCACCGCGCCGCTGTCACCGCTCACCGCTCCGGCATGGGTGGTGGGGGGGTGTCTGCGCGATTTGGCGCTGGGGAGGCCCGTGGCGGATGTGGACATCATCACGGCGGGTGATTCGGAGGCTCAGGCCCGGGCTCTCGCCACCGCGCACGGCGCGAGCCGCTTCCGCCTGTCCCGTGGTTTCGGGGCGTGGCGGCTGACCGGTGGCCGTCTTCCGTGGCAGGTGGACATCATGCCGGTGGCGGGTGACGGACTGGACGACGACCTGTCGCGGCGGGACTTCACCATCAACGCACTGGCACTCCCCGTGGCGGGGGACCAGAGCGTGATCGATCACCACGGTGGGCTCGCCGACCTCGCGGCCGGGCGCATGGTGCTCGTGTCGCCGCGGGCGCTGATTGATGACCCGGTACGGGTGTTGCGTCTCGCCCGCACCGCGCAGGCCCTCGGGTTCACCATCGATCCGACTGCGCGCGACGCCGCCCGCCGGGCCGCCGCCGGTATCGTCGCGTCTCCCGGCGAGCGCGTGATGGAGGAGTTCGCCCGCATCATCCGCGCGGACGAGCCCGGCGCGGCCCTGCGTGTGCTCGACGATGTGGGCGGCCTCGGTGGTCTCGTCCCGGAACTGGACGACTGCCGCGGGGTGGAGCAGAGCGAGTACCACCACACCGACGTTCTGGGCCACACCCTCGAGGTCGTAGACAACGTGGTGGCCATCGAGCGCGACCCCGAGGCGGTGTTCCGGGGAAACGCGGGTGTGGTCGCCGCCTCGCTTGCGACGCCCCTCGCCGACAACCTCACGCGCGGTGAGGCGTTACGGATCACCGCGCTGCTGCACGACATGGCCAAGGCCGCGACCCGCGATCGTGTTCCCGGGGGCCGGGTCACCTTCGTCGGGCACGACGCACTGGGCGCCGACATGGCCGAGGACTGGGCACGCCGCATGTGCACCTCCAATCGGCTGCGCGAGTTCGTGACCCGCGGCGTGCGGCACCACCTCGCCCTCGGGTTCATGGTGCATCGCCAGCCCCTCACCCTCGCCCAGATGGATCGGTACCTCCGGCGTGTGTCCCCGGACCCGGTGGAGGCGGCCGTGCTCTCGGTGGCCGACCGGCAGGCCACGGACGGCCCGCGAACCACCCCGATACAGATCACGCGTCACCTCACCCTCGCCCGCGACCTTCTGGCGGCGCACGTACGTATCGCCGCGCTCGAGCCGATCCGCCCCCCGATGGACGCTGCCGACATCGGCCCCATGCTGGGTCGTGCCCCCGGGCCGTGGCTTACTGAGCTCCTCATCGCGATGCGCGAGGAGCAGGTGATGGGGCGCGTGCACGATGCGCGGACGGCCGAGCGATTTGCGCGCGGGTGGGCCGCCGCCGATCATGCCAACTCCTAG
- the alr gene encoding alanine racemase, which produces MDVRSTAHIDLGAIRHNAARLLRAAGGAELMAVVKANAYGHGAVASARAALAGGAASLAVASVEEAEELRGAGITERILIMSPLSSEGAVRALRAGGDVVTGDRQSIDDLLAASHDTGPVRLHLEVDTGMGRLGVLPAAALDLAEHAAAGGAHVVGLMTHFATADETLGPEAGFMREQLVRFRQLLPAFRTRFPGITVHAANSAATLRDPTAAFDMVRCGIALYGCSPFGDDPGAHDLIPAMTWRSRLSLVKRFTSRESVGYGRTWRAARGTWVGIVPVGYADGVARDLSNTAEVLVGGRRVPVVGTVSMDLIAVDLGTQASERGGEEVVLIGRQGDERITAEDVARWRGSISYEVMCGVSPRVLRIYEG; this is translated from the coding sequence ATCGACGTGCGCTCTACCGCTCACATCGACCTCGGGGCTATTCGCCACAACGCCGCGCGTCTGCTCCGCGCCGCCGGGGGGGCGGAACTCATGGCCGTGGTCAAGGCCAATGCGTACGGCCACGGTGCCGTGGCGTCGGCCCGCGCCGCACTGGCAGGCGGGGCGGCCAGCCTTGCGGTGGCGAGTGTGGAGGAGGCCGAGGAACTTCGCGGTGCGGGTATCACCGAACGCATCCTCATTATGAGCCCGCTGTCGAGCGAGGGCGCGGTGCGGGCTCTGCGTGCGGGCGGCGACGTGGTGACGGGTGACCGGCAGTCCATCGACGACCTCCTCGCGGCGTCGCACGACACCGGACCCGTGCGGCTGCACCTGGAGGTGGACACCGGGATGGGCCGGTTGGGCGTGCTGCCGGCGGCGGCCCTCGACCTCGCGGAGCACGCGGCCGCCGGTGGGGCGCACGTGGTGGGTCTCATGACCCACTTCGCCACTGCGGACGAGACCCTCGGCCCCGAGGCGGGGTTCATGCGGGAACAACTCGTGCGCTTCCGGCAGTTGCTGCCGGCGTTTCGCACGCGGTTTCCGGGGATCACCGTGCACGCCGCCAACAGCGCCGCGACCCTGCGCGATCCGACCGCCGCCTTCGACATGGTGCGCTGTGGCATCGCCCTGTATGGATGCTCGCCGTTCGGGGATGATCCCGGGGCGCACGATCTGATCCCCGCCATGACGTGGCGGTCACGGTTGTCGTTGGTCAAGCGGTTTACGTCGCGCGAGAGCGTCGGCTACGGGCGCACATGGCGTGCCGCCCGCGGCACGTGGGTCGGAATCGTTCCCGTGGGATACGCCGACGGCGTCGCCCGTGACCTGTCGAACACCGCCGAGGTGCTGGTGGGTGGGCGTCGCGTGCCGGTGGTGGGAACGGTGTCCATGGATCTCATCGCCGTGGACCTCGGGACGCAGGCCTCGGAGCGGGGCGGTGAGGAAGTCGTGCTGATCGGGCGTCAGGGCGACGAGCGCATCACGGCCGAGGACGTCGCCCGGTGGCGCGGCTCGATCTCGTACGAGGTCATGTGCGGCGTGAGCCCCCGGGTGCTGCGGATCTACGAGGGGTGA
- the glmM gene encoding phosphoglucosamine mutase yields MSGTTPPSRSLFGTDGVRGVANADLTPEVAMSVGAALGRFIGDAGAVLVGRDTRRSSSMLEAALAAGIASAGVNVLLGGVLPTPAVSDIVAGDDAFGAGVVISASHNPFPDNGIKVFGADGFKLSDNDEAALESLIHTSIGSRPTAGDVGEILRLDDAVVRYRDALIARTPVRLDGLRIVVDCAHGATAVTAPAVLAALGADVIAIGVDPDGININDGCGSTAMGALQAAVVASGAFLGLAFDGDGDRALAVDGAGTVVDGDQILAALAIWMKERGELRGSAVVTTSMTNPGFRLAMAEHGIDVRLTDVGDRYVVAEMREHGLVLGGEPSGHLIHLGSGPTGDGLGGALLLLAALIERGTTLTEAAAVMTHMPQRLLSIRVERPDALGGATDLWAMVRAESAALGANGRIVLRASGTEPLIRVLVEAPTSEECERIANQIADAAGRALGFVEGGH; encoded by the coding sequence CTGAGCGGGACGACGCCCCCGTCCCGAAGCCTCTTCGGGACGGACGGCGTACGCGGGGTCGCGAACGCCGACCTCACGCCGGAAGTTGCGATGTCGGTCGGGGCGGCACTCGGCCGGTTCATCGGCGACGCGGGTGCGGTGCTGGTGGGCCGCGACACTCGCCGCAGCAGTTCCATGCTCGAGGCCGCGCTCGCGGCGGGGATCGCGTCGGCCGGCGTCAACGTGCTGCTGGGCGGGGTGCTTCCCACGCCGGCGGTGTCCGACATCGTGGCGGGAGACGACGCGTTCGGGGCCGGTGTGGTCATCAGCGCGTCGCACAACCCGTTTCCGGACAACGGAATCAAGGTGTTCGGTGCCGACGGCTTCAAGCTCTCCGATAACGACGAGGCCGCGCTCGAATCGTTGATCCACACGTCGATTGGTTCCCGGCCCACGGCCGGTGACGTGGGGGAGATCCTGCGGCTCGACGATGCGGTCGTGCGCTACCGGGACGCACTGATCGCTCGCACGCCGGTGCGCCTCGACGGGCTCCGCATCGTTGTCGATTGCGCCCATGGGGCCACTGCGGTCACCGCCCCGGCCGTGCTTGCGGCGTTGGGTGCCGACGTCATCGCCATCGGGGTGGATCCCGACGGGATCAACATCAACGACGGCTGCGGGTCCACCGCGATGGGTGCACTGCAGGCAGCGGTCGTCGCGAGCGGGGCATTCCTCGGTCTGGCGTTCGACGGCGACGGCGATCGCGCACTCGCCGTGGACGGCGCGGGGACGGTGGTGGACGGCGACCAGATCTTGGCCGCGTTGGCCATCTGGATGAAGGAGCGCGGCGAGTTGCGGGGTTCCGCCGTGGTGACCACGAGCATGACGAACCCGGGGTTCCGTCTCGCCATGGCCGAGCACGGCATCGACGTGCGTCTCACCGATGTGGGCGACCGGTACGTCGTGGCCGAGATGCGTGAGCACGGGTTGGTGCTGGGCGGCGAACCGAGCGGTCACCTCATTCATCTGGGGAGCGGTCCCACCGGCGACGGCCTAGGTGGCGCCCTCCTCTTGCTGGCCGCGCTCATCGAGCGCGGTACCACCCTCACGGAGGCGGCTGCGGTGATGACGCACATGCCGCAGCGCCTTCTGAGCATCCGCGTGGAGCGCCCTGATGCCCTCGGCGGTGCCACCGATCTCTGGGCCATGGTGCGGGCCGAGTCGGCGGCGCTCGGCGCCAACGGGCGCATCGTCCTGCGGGCATCGGGCACCGAGCCCCTGATACGTGTGCTGGTTGAGGCCCCGACGTCCGAGGAGTGCGAGAGGATCGCCAACCAGATTGCGGATGCCGCCGGGCGTGCGCTCGGGTTCGTCGAGGGAGGCCACTGA
- a CDS encoding 30S ribosomal protein S9, translated as MSTAPIRIQATGKRKTSVARIILVPGDGTITCNGRPIDDFFGRKVLVTAAKSPLVSVGVAGQFSITARLDGGGISGQAGALRHAVARALVAMDENLRPELKREGFLTRDAREKERKKAGLKGARKRPQFSKR; from the coding sequence ATGAGCACCGCCCCGATTCGCATCCAGGCCACCGGCAAGCGCAAGACCTCGGTCGCCCGCATCATCCTTGTGCCCGGTGACGGCACCATTACGTGCAACGGTCGCCCCATCGACGACTTCTTCGGTCGCAAGGTCCTCGTGACCGCCGCCAAGTCGCCGCTCGTTTCCGTCGGCGTCGCCGGCCAGTTCTCCATCACCGCCCGTCTCGACGGTGGTGGCATCTCCGGTCAGGCCGGTGCCCTGCGCCACGCCGTCGCCCGCGCCTTGGTGGCGATGGATGAGAACCTCCGTCCGGAGCTCAAGCGCGAAGGCTTCCTCACGCGTGACGCTCGCGAGAAGGAGCGCAAGAAGGCGGGCCTCAAGGGCGCCCGTAAGCGCCCACAGTTCTCGAAGCGCTGA
- a CDS encoding NAD(P)H-hydrate dehydratase, which translates to MPIVRTSDAPPMPGVSPLFDAAASRDADARAIAGGMAGERLMEIAGRLAAREILAAYPPGSAATVLVGPGNNGGDGLVVARLLADAGWEVRVMAPGARAPESADGALMTARAAAVGVVVEAVTGSVLADGTRVVIDALLGTGAHGALGDDIAGLVDAVTASGAPVVALDVPTGVDSDTGVVAVRALHADLTVTFASDKVGLRVAPGRSHVGRVVVADIGIPRGITVPAAAWLAGDGVIHAIPPRSADDDKYGVGGVLVVAGTSGMSGAARLSSRAAMRAGAGIVVACVPADIRAEVAVTTPEVMVVGIAGAAGLDIDALEEIMHQAMRVNAVVVGPGLGRAAGTAPLVRAVLTGVDLPLLLDADGLWHLGDDLGALMARSAPTVITPHAGEAARLLGVTRDHAEAGRLAAADRLAHESGCVVLLKGPGTIVAAPGEPPIVLAGGTSALATAGSGDVLAGVIGALMARGMGPRDAAVAGAALHARAGVLAARGDGTLASDIIEALPHAVGA; encoded by the coding sequence GTGCCGATCGTCCGTACCTCTGACGCGCCTCCAATGCCGGGTGTTTCGCCGCTCTTCGACGCGGCGGCCAGTCGCGACGCCGACGCGCGAGCAATCGCCGGTGGGATGGCGGGGGAGCGCCTCATGGAGATTGCCGGGCGCCTCGCCGCGCGCGAGATTCTGGCGGCGTATCCACCGGGGTCGGCGGCCACTGTGCTCGTGGGTCCGGGCAACAACGGCGGTGACGGACTGGTGGTCGCGCGGCTGCTTGCGGATGCGGGGTGGGAGGTGCGCGTCATGGCCCCGGGCGCGCGCGCGCCGGAGTCTGCGGACGGTGCACTCATGACCGCGCGCGCCGCTGCGGTCGGCGTTGTGGTGGAGGCGGTGACGGGTTCCGTGCTGGCTGATGGAACGCGGGTGGTCATTGACGCCCTGCTCGGCACTGGTGCTCACGGAGCGCTGGGTGATGACATTGCCGGACTCGTGGACGCCGTCACAGCATCTGGTGCTCCGGTTGTGGCCCTGGATGTTCCCACGGGGGTGGACTCCGACACGGGTGTCGTGGCGGTCCGCGCCCTCCACGCGGACCTCACGGTCACGTTCGCGAGCGACAAGGTGGGCCTTCGGGTGGCCCCCGGCCGGTCACACGTGGGCCGTGTGGTGGTGGCCGACATCGGTATCCCCCGCGGCATCACCGTTCCCGCCGCCGCGTGGCTCGCCGGGGATGGGGTGATCCATGCGATCCCGCCCCGGTCGGCGGATGACGACAAGTACGGGGTTGGGGGCGTGCTCGTGGTGGCCGGCACCAGCGGAATGAGCGGTGCCGCGCGCTTGTCGAGTCGTGCGGCGATGCGGGCAGGGGCCGGGATCGTGGTCGCCTGCGTTCCCGCCGACATCCGGGCCGAGGTCGCCGTTACCACGCCGGAGGTCATGGTCGTCGGGATTGCCGGTGCCGCCGGGCTCGATATCGACGCGCTTGAGGAGATCATGCATCAGGCCATGCGCGTGAACGCCGTGGTCGTCGGCCCCGGCCTTGGGCGCGCCGCCGGTACGGCGCCTCTCGTGCGCGCGGTGCTCACGGGGGTGGATCTGCCGCTGCTGCTCGACGCAGACGGCCTCTGGCACCTCGGTGACGACCTCGGGGCGCTCATGGCCCGTTCCGCACCCACCGTCATCACCCCCCATGCCGGCGAGGCCGCTCGCCTTCTCGGGGTCACGCGCGACCACGCCGAGGCGGGTCGGCTGGCGGCCGCGGATCGTCTGGCGCACGAATCGGGGTGCGTCGTGCTGTTGAAGGGGCCGGGGACGATTGTCGCGGCTCCCGGTGAGCCACCGATCGTGCTTGCGGGTGGCACGTCGGCCCTTGCGACGGCGGGGTCGGGCGACGTGCTCGCAGGGGTCATCGGGGCGCTCATGGCCCGCGGCATGGGGCCGCGCGACGCCGCCGTGGCCGGTGCGGCCCTCCATGCCCGCGCTGGGGTACTCGCGGCCCGTGGTGACGGGACGCTGGCCAGCGACATCATTGAGGCTCTTCCGCACGCGGTCGGCGCCTGA
- the acpS gene encoding holo-[acyl-carrier-protein] synthase has protein sequence MSEVLGIGIDLIEIDRVEAALARHPRFASRCFTPAERVYCESCRYPPQHFAARFAAKEAVGKALGIGMTRWHEVEVARERGAPTAILAGRCRARADEMGVVEVLVSLTHSRGMAAAVAILQGR, from the coding sequence ATGTCTGAGGTCCTCGGGATTGGCATCGATCTGATCGAGATCGATCGCGTCGAGGCCGCGCTGGCGCGTCACCCGAGGTTCGCATCACGGTGCTTTACGCCCGCCGAACGGGTGTACTGCGAGTCGTGCCGGTACCCGCCCCAGCATTTCGCGGCGCGGTTCGCGGCGAAGGAGGCGGTGGGCAAGGCGTTGGGAATCGGAATGACCCGCTGGCACGAGGTCGAGGTGGCGCGCGAGCGTGGTGCACCCACGGCGATCCTCGCCGGGCGGTGCCGCGCACGCGCCGATGAGATGGGCGTGGTGGAGGTGCTCGTGTCGCTCACTCACTCGCGCGGTATGGCCGCGGCCGTAGCGATCTTGCAGGGGCGGTAG
- the glmS gene encoding glutamine--fructose-6-phosphate transaminase (isomerizing), translating into MCGIIGYVGGRPCEELILAGLERLEYRGYDSAGIVVLEDGGFRTVRAVGNLAELRNAAGDITSRATLGMGHTRWATHGRVTIDNAHPHADATGRITVVMNGIVENYVRLRGVLQDEGVVFTSDTDAEVIPHLIGRAYDGDLVAAVREVVGMLDGHFAFVAACADEPDRLVAARRECPMVVGVGPGERFIASAIPAFLHETRDTLLIESGEIVVVEADAVTIYDGDHVVTRDVTRVDWDDDAAEKGGYDTFMLKEIHEQPGALHDTIGDRLLPGGGVNLPGLGMDDTELARVERVHIVACGTSYHAGLVGRYLIEDWARIPVHVEVASEYRYRTCLAGPGDLVVGVTQSGETADTLAAMRVARERGAHVVALTNVMGSQAVRDSDGVLYTRAGLEIGVAATKTHTAQIMALSLLALKLGGLRHTISGAGAADLGDDLRRVPDLIAAYLDSPAAEHALEVGRKYADRSFFLYLGRHVGMPVAFEGALKLKEISYVPTEAYAAGEMKHGPIALLDDGLPVVVVATDGHVFDKVVSNIQEVRARGALVIAVATEGNEEIAQHADEVLYVPRTPPLLSSIPAVIPLQLFSYAVAQARGLNVDQPRNLAKTVTVE; encoded by the coding sequence ATGTGCGGGATCATCGGGTACGTGGGAGGGCGCCCCTGCGAGGAGTTGATCCTCGCGGGTCTGGAGCGTTTGGAATACCGCGGCTACGACTCCGCCGGCATCGTGGTACTCGAGGACGGCGGGTTCCGCACGGTCCGTGCGGTGGGCAATCTGGCGGAGCTCCGCAACGCGGCGGGCGACATCACCTCCCGCGCCACCTTGGGGATGGGACACACCCGTTGGGCCACCCACGGGCGGGTGACGATCGACAACGCCCACCCGCATGCCGACGCCACGGGCCGTATCACGGTGGTGATGAACGGCATCGTCGAAAACTACGTACGCCTGCGCGGGGTACTGCAGGACGAGGGCGTCGTCTTCACGAGCGATACCGATGCGGAGGTCATCCCGCACCTCATCGGCCGCGCCTACGACGGGGACCTCGTGGCGGCGGTGCGTGAGGTCGTTGGCATGCTCGACGGGCACTTCGCCTTCGTCGCTGCCTGTGCCGACGAGCCCGACCGGTTGGTGGCGGCGCGGCGGGAGTGTCCGATGGTGGTCGGCGTGGGTCCTGGCGAGCGGTTCATCGCGTCGGCCATTCCGGCCTTTCTTCACGAAACCCGCGACACGCTTCTCATTGAGTCGGGCGAGATCGTGGTGGTGGAAGCCGACGCCGTCACGATTTATGACGGCGATCACGTGGTCACCCGCGACGTCACCCGCGTGGACTGGGACGACGACGCCGCCGAGAAGGGTGGCTACGACACCTTTATGCTCAAGGAGATCCACGAGCAGCCGGGCGCGTTGCACGACACCATCGGAGATCGCCTGCTGCCGGGAGGGGGAGTCAACCTGCCCGGGCTCGGTATGGACGACACCGAACTCGCACGCGTGGAGCGCGTGCACATCGTGGCCTGCGGAACCTCGTACCACGCGGGGCTCGTGGGGCGGTACCTCATCGAGGACTGGGCACGGATCCCCGTGCACGTGGAGGTTGCCAGCGAGTACCGGTACCGCACGTGCCTCGCCGGACCCGGCGACCTCGTGGTGGGAGTCACCCAGAGCGGGGAGACTGCCGACACCCTCGCGGCCATGCGCGTGGCCCGGGAGCGTGGCGCCCACGTGGTGGCCCTCACAAACGTGATGGGATCCCAGGCGGTGCGCGATTCGGACGGCGTTCTCTACACACGCGCCGGCCTCGAGATCGGCGTGGCCGCCACCAAAACCCACACGGCCCAGATCATGGCCCTCTCGCTGCTGGCCCTCAAACTCGGGGGGCTCCGCCACACCATTAGCGGTGCCGGGGCCGCCGACCTCGGGGACGACCTGCGCCGTGTTCCCGACCTCATCGCGGCGTACCTCGACTCCCCGGCCGCCGAGCACGCCCTCGAGGTGGGTCGCAAGTATGCCGACCGTTCGTTCTTCCTCTATCTGGGTCGGCACGTGGGCATGCCCGTGGCCTTCGAGGGCGCACTGAAGCTCAAGGAGATCTCGTACGTCCCCACCGAGGCCTACGCCGCCGGTGAGATGAAGCACGGGCCCATCGCATTGCTCGACGACGGATTACCGGTGGTGGTCGTGGCCACCGACGGTCACGTGTTCGACAAGGTCGTGTCGAACATCCAGGAGGTACGCGCCCGCGGCGCACTGGTCATCGCCGTCGCAACCGAGGGCAACGAGGAGATCGCCCAGCACGCCGATGAGGTGCTGTACGTGCCGCGTACTCCGCCGCTACTCTCCTCCATCCCGGCCGTTATTCCGCTCCAACTGTTCTCCTATGCGGTCGCCCAGGCCCGTGGGCTCAATGTTGACCAGCCGCGCAACCTGGCCAAGACCGTCACGGTCGAGTAG
- a CDS encoding iron-sulfur cluster assembly accessory protein, which produces MVTDAATAYITECADREGMDHAVRLRIHAGGCSGLEYSIDLVPTGTPPDPDEREIQTNGVRVLLDLKSAIYVSGSVVDYTASLMRSGFVIKNPNATTSCSCGDSFGV; this is translated from the coding sequence ATGGTCACCGACGCGGCCACCGCCTACATCACCGAGTGTGCCGACCGCGAGGGGATGGACCACGCGGTGCGCCTACGGATCCACGCCGGCGGATGCTCAGGGCTTGAGTACTCGATCGACCTCGTGCCCACCGGCACCCCACCGGACCCCGACGAGCGCGAAATCCAGACCAACGGCGTTCGCGTTCTGCTCGACCTGAAAAGCGCGATCTATGTAAGCGGATCGGTCGTCGACTACACCGCCTCGCTCATGCGGAGTGGATTCGTCATCAAGAACCCCAACGCCACCACCAGTTGCTCCTGCGGTGACTCCTTCGGGGTCTAA
- a CDS encoding cob(I)yrinic acid a,c-diamide adenosyltransferase, translated as MGIHLTKIYTRQGDHGDTRLGDMTLVRKDHLRVTAYGDVDEVNALVGLVRCQDLPGDWDERLRQVQNDLFDVGADLAVPVDASAEGSRLRIAPARVTWIEEWCDAVNDGLGSLTSFVLPGGSAAAAHLHVARTVCRRAERAVVTLADREPTGAVGENVIAYLNRLSDLFFILARGANRAAGQPDVLWVPGGGPGGGAT; from the coding sequence GTGGGAATCCATCTGACCAAGATCTACACGCGGCAGGGTGACCACGGCGACACACGCCTCGGTGACATGACCCTCGTGCGCAAGGATCACCTGCGGGTGACCGCTTACGGTGACGTGGACGAGGTCAACGCACTGGTGGGTCTCGTGAGGTGTCAGGACCTCCCGGGGGATTGGGATGAGCGCCTGCGGCAGGTGCAGAACGACCTGTTCGACGTGGGCGCCGATCTCGCGGTTCCCGTTGACGCAAGCGCGGAGGGGTCGCGGCTCCGCATCGCCCCGGCACGTGTAACTTGGATCGAGGAGTGGTGCGACGCGGTCAATGACGGACTGGGGTCTCTCACCAGTTTCGTGTTACCGGGTGGTTCGGCTGCTGCCGCGCACCTCCACGTGGCACGCACGGTATGTCGTCGGGCGGAGCGCGCGGTCGTGACGCTGGCGGATCGTGAGCCGACGGGTGCGGTGGGCGAAAATGTCATCGCGTACCTCAACCGCTTGTCGGACCTGTTCTTCATCCTCGCCCGCGGTGCGAACCGGGCCGCCGGACAGCCGGACGTTCTCTGGGTCCCGGGCGGCGGCCCTGGTGGCGGGGCGACCTAG
- a CDS encoding prolipoprotein diacylglyceryl transferase, translated as MGRSRRWPCHDRPRAVHTSGRHTHDSRARAAHVALAVLPTLGSVGPFTFYSFGLLAAIAIIMAGVVIAVDMRQRGLDPGGALEIVVAAVFGGFIGGRLYYVVEHWGEPGETIISGSGLAWYGGLAGGAVGVTLVSAWRRMPIGLTANLIAAPLALAYALGRIGCQLAGDGDYGPPTDLPWGMSYPDGTAPTDLVVHPTSLYEAAAMLVVFWVLWRMRGRLAAPWALFGLYLLLAGLERFLAEFVSANPKVILGMSMAQTLSIVLIIGGAVVLWIQRGRHDPARVADASTA; from the coding sequence GTGGGGAGATCACGTCGTTGGCCCTGCCACGACCGCCCGCGCGCGGTCCACACCTCCGGTCGGCACACCCATGATTCCCGTGCGCGTGCGGCGCATGTCGCACTAGCGGTGCTGCCCACACTCGGGTCGGTGGGACCCTTCACCTTTTACTCGTTCGGCCTGCTTGCGGCGATCGCCATCATCATGGCGGGAGTCGTCATCGCCGTGGACATGCGCCAGCGGGGCCTCGATCCCGGCGGCGCGCTCGAGATCGTCGTCGCCGCCGTCTTCGGCGGGTTCATCGGGGGCCGCCTCTACTACGTGGTGGAGCACTGGGGTGAACCCGGGGAGACGATCATCTCGGGTTCCGGCCTCGCCTGGTACGGCGGCCTCGCGGGCGGAGCGGTGGGCGTGACGCTCGTCTCGGCGTGGCGACGCATGCCGATCGGCCTCACCGCCAACCTGATCGCCGCCCCCCTCGCCCTCGCCTACGCGCTCGGGCGCATCGGGTGCCAACTCGCCGGCGACGGGGACTACGGACCTCCGACCGACCTCCCCTGGGGGATGTCGTACCCCGACGGGACCGCGCCCACCGACCTCGTCGTCCACCCCACCTCCCTCTACGAAGCCGCCGCCATGCTGGTGGTGTTCTGGGTCCTCTGGCGCATGCGCGGCCGCCTCGCGGCGCCGTGGGCCCTGTTCGGCCTGTACCTCCTACTCGCCGGGCTCGAGCGTTTCCTCGCGGAGTTCGTGTCGGCTAACCCGAAGGTCATCCTCGGGATGTCGATGGCGCAGACGCTCTCCATCGTCCTCATTATCGGTGGAGCCGTCGTGCTGTGGATCCAGCGGGGTCGCCACGATCCGGCGCGCGTCGCCGACGCCTCGACGGCCTAG